The window TCTCAAATGTCGCAAAGCCGTTTACAGGATTGGGGCTGACCGGACTTAATATAAGATCTGCCGGCTGGCCGGCTTCACCTGTATCTGCAACGCCGACCCAGAGTGCGGCCTGAACGGCCTGATATGCGTCAACTCGACCGGCTCCATAGGTATTGTCCTTACCGCCAGCGCCGAGTTCAAGCGCTGTAACCTCCATGAGACTGTCTATCTGCGCGACAGAAAGATTATCATTCGCGTCAAGCATAAGGGCTGCCACACCAGCGATGTGAGGAGTAGCCATCGAAGTACCGCTCATGGTTGTATAGCCGCCTGTCCACTGAGTACTCACAACATTCACACCGGGGGCGCAGATGTCGGGATCGATCAGGGGCGTTGAACCGGTGTAATCAGTCCACCAGGTCACCGGGCCCCGACTTGAGAAGGATGCGATTACATCACTGCTGTTTGTCGCTCCGGCAGTGACAACAGCGCTCTGACCTCCATGGTAAGTCTGATCAGGATGGAACCAGGGTGGTGGAGAGTCACCAGGGGAAAGAATGGTTCCCGCACCTGGCCCGCTGTTAGCAGCTGCTACACTGTGGAAGACACCCGCAGTTAGCAGATTTTCATTGGCTGTGCGGAGAGCGGTATTCCCATGTGTTGAACCGAGTGACATTGAAAGAACCGAAGCGCCGTTATCAGCCCCGAATTCCATACCCTGAATCCATGTAGATTCTCCGCCATAGTAATAATTAATACGAATAGCCATGAGAGTGGCTCCTGGAGCAACTCCGGTTTCAGTACCCTGCGTGCCATCACCACAAACCGATCCTGAACAGTGTGTCCCATGACCGTAGGTATCCATCGGATCGTTATCTCCATCATAGAAATCCCATCCGTAGTGATAACCTGCACCTGTGTCATGCCACATGTTGTTGTGAAGATCGGGGTGATTGTAATCTACGCCTGTATCTATCACACCGACAATAACACCTGTACCATTGTATCCGAGTGCCCAGACATCATCAGCGTTGATCTGGGTGACGCTCCAGGTTATCGCCTTGTCAAGTTCCTCGTGAGTTGAGGGATGAACATCGACAGGTTCGATAAGCCCCGCGTCTTCATGCGCAGCCATTTCTATAAGAGAAACATCGGCTCGAAGAGATATCTGAAGGATAACTGATGGGGTGGCTTCGCAGTAGACAGCGTTGGACAGCCACAGCGATACGATATTTCTAACACAGTCCGATGAGTAAATTTCCAGATCCTCAATAATTCCGTCCTGAGATGTCTCGGCAATCATCTTCAGGGCATCAACGACGAACTCCTGTCTCTCCGAGCGGGTCATATCCACCGTTGCTGCATCGATCCATCCGGCATCAAGCTCACCATGAGCCAGAATGAATACGGGAATAAGCTCAATGTTACTGGAGGAATCCATCAGGTTCTGAAGATCGGGATGGATGGTTCCGGCAAATGCAAGAGCTGTTAAGCAAAATAGGATAAAAAGATATTTCATAAACACTCCTCTCTCTGTTTGAATTCATATAGATTTTGGAAGAATAATCAATAGCATTACATAATGCAATACATCTGCGTTATTGAATCTATTTCCGTTATGATTCAAGCTGATGATTATTCTGTATCTGCGATAAAATCGTCTCTTCTCTTGCAGGCAAGCTGAACAACTGTTCTTGCTGCTGCGGTTCTGATTTCTCTTGAATCGTGCCGGAGAAGTCGTTCAAGATAGGTTCGTGAAAGAGTGTACTTTCCGGTTGATGCCCATCTCAGCATCGATACGATTCCCTTTGTTGTGAGTTCCAGTCTTCCCTGCTTCGCTCTGTTAACGATTCTTGCCAGATCATACCCTCGCGGAAGCACTTCCCTTGCTGTCATGGTCTCAAGAAGTATCTCGAATTCATCAGGATCAACCAGAGTGTCAGTCAGTCCAAGCAGCCATTCCGAAATATCATGAATGGCCCTGCCGGGAATTCTCATGATAAATCTCAGGACAGAAATGCGATCGTTTTTCTTTTTCAGATCAAGTTCTGTCAGGACTCTTTCAAGTTTCTCAAGAGTCAGACGGGAAACACAGTGAACATCAAAACAATCAAGGAATGGAAGAAATTCGCGATGCCTGCCGCTCTCAGCGGCTTTGAGCATTTCTTCAACGCATTTTTCACCTCCCAGAGACAGCATTGTGCGCCAGATCGCGTCCTTACTGACGCCGGGGTTCTTCCTTAGAATAGAGATTACAGCATCTATCAGATTCTGATCACCGAGAAAAGTGATACCCTCAAGCGTCGACACGAGTTCCTGCTGATGATTCAGCCAGTATCCGCCCTTATTCGGTTTTCTTAGTTCACGATCAAGAATATCGGCAGCATCCTGCCATCCGCTAATTCCAAGACCTCTTAAAGCAGCCCTTCGTACCCATGTGCTTTTATCATAAAGGACACTTTGCAGGATTTCACCGGCTTCTCTGCCAAGAACAAATGGAAGAGCAGTAGCCGAAGCGGTTCTCACATGTGCGCTTCTGTCATTCAGCGCATCCTTAAGAGCTTTCGCGGAATCCGGTCCGGCAACATTT of the Candidatus Aegiribacteria sp. genome contains:
- a CDS encoding S8 family serine peptidase — translated: MKYLFILFCLTALAFAGTIHPDLQNLMDSSSNIELIPVFILAHGELDAGWIDAATVDMTRSERQEFVVDALKMIAETSQDGIIEDLEIYSSDCVRNIVSLWLSNAVYCEATPSVILQISLRADVSLIEMAAHEDAGLIEPVDVHPSTHEELDKAITWSVTQINADDVWALGYNGTGVIVGVIDTGVDYNHPDLHNNMWHDTGAGYHYGWDFYDGDNDPMDTYGHGTHCSGSVCGDGTQGTETGVAPGATLMAIRINYYYGGESTWIQGMEFGADNGASVLSMSLGSTHGNTALRTANENLLTAGVFHSVAAANSGPGAGTILSPGDSPPPWFHPDQTYHGGQSAVVTAGATNSSDVIASFSSRGPVTWWTDYTGSTPLIDPDICAPGVNVVSTQWTGGYTTMSGTSMATPHIAGVAALMLDANDNLSVAQIDSLMEVTALELGAGGKDNTYGAGRVDAYQAVQAALWVGVADTGEAGQPADLILSPVSPNPVNGFATFEICTSRAGTSDISVFDISGRRVASISSSEVSSGTHAYNWMVPSGIGNGVYFVRASVDGRTVSSRMTIIR